The Sesamum indicum cultivar Zhongzhi No. 13 linkage group LG9, S_indicum_v1.0, whole genome shotgun sequence genome segment atatttagaaatgaTAGAGCACCTTAAAAACAATGTCTTGAAATTGATttgttcattaaatttatatgaatcatATATTTGAATAGCTCTtacttgaaaattattttaaatggcAAAGACATGATCCAATGAACGACCtatcaatattaatgaaaaggaGGTCACGAttttagagagaaaaacaaagagagaaataaaaagttcaaatcATGGTGTCTTTCAACACAATTTAACCCCTATTTATAAGgttctaaaatttgaaatcccaATTTAGGACCCCTATTTATAAGgttctaaaatttgaaatcccaatttagggttttgaaaaatgggagataaattgagaaatatttaaataaggttatcaattttgatgcaaaattatagaaatctAAACCCCTAATTATTTGTTCTTTACAATCTAGCGTATTTTTATGGAATgtttacaatattaaaatattaattgctAATTTAAGACATTCACTTtctttaaaatcatataataactaataagaattaatcaataatcaactaatgaaaatattgagtATAGGTTGACCAAACATGATCCTTCCCTCtttgattatatatgtatatatatatatatgataatagaatcaataactaaatatgGTTGATGTGTATTAGATTTTTTTCCCATACTACAATGTCGAAGgatctttaagaaaaattccTTTACAAAATAAAGGTTAGCACTCTAATATTTAAATCAGTAACgatttattgaagaaatgaaaggaaaattttgaactaaagTGAGAATCATAGTGAAATATGATGTGGGAGTGATAAATATTCGTGTGAATTGCAAAATATAAGCTCAAAACAACTTAAAAACCGAGAGAATAAGTGAGAGTTTGAGGATGAGGGTTGATGTTatcaaataaatgtataaaaccTCTTTTGTCACTTGCTGATTAAGCTTACCATCTCTTTCTTCAGTGATTCCCATATTCCAGGGGGATGTAAGGTGGTTGCTTACTTATTGGCAAAAGTCAGGAGGCGTGGATTGATCCCGCTGGGAGCCCGACAGGAATCTGCTCGTCAACGCCTTGGCTTCCTGGTGTTCCACCTCTTGCTAGCTGGGATGGAGGTCCTGCTCCGCTCGCTTGAGAACTGTGGAGGGCTGAGTTGATGGTCTTCATGATGAATTAATGAAGTTGCACACAGAAGAAAGGGTTCGTAGCAGCAGATCAGCTGTTTGATCGAGAGCTGCAACTGGAGCATTGGTAGCTCCTAAGGTTGGATTTGGAATGGGAGCATTAGCGTCTCCTGCAGTTGTATTTGCAGGTGAAATGGTAGGACCTACTACAGCAGGTAGGGAAGAGTTTCCCTAATAGGATCCATTATCACCTCCATTTATTGAATTAGTCATTTCTCGCATCTTAAGCTCAAGTTCCCACAGACGGTGTCAATGATCAGTACCAAATTTTTTGCCACAGCACAAGGTGAAGaatctaaaagaaaaattctaagGTCAACATGAACTAACCCTACAAAACAAAGGTTAGCACTTTGATGCTTCAGTCGTTAATGATTTATGGAcgaaataaaaggaaaaacttgAACTAAAGTGATAATAATAGTGAAATAATTTATCCGATTGAAATGGGCTCATTTCTTGAGGCTGCCAGTTCAGTAAACAAAAAGTAAGTTTGTGGGCCTGATCTCCTTGCTGATGGGCTAGCAGGGCTGGTATGCTTTGTTTTAAACTTAATCCATGAAAAGATATCTACCCTGCTCCTACCTGATTTCTCACGTAATCCCCTTGGTTTACTCTgcgaaatttatttatttatttattttctccttcaattaatcaatatataatattttaaaaagttttaagCGTGTTTATGAATAATCAATAAGCTATTGTCAtgtaaaatgtaaatttattctataaatacatttattagacaataattaattaaaattaactaaatccatgaaaatattatgtgGGGTAGGTGGGGATTCGATTTTATTGTTTCTGTCAACAGTATGAAAAATCTGGAGCAGTACTGTCCAGTTAATACAAAAATGTTCATGTGAGTGATAAACAATTGGAAGGATGAGATCTCCCTCCAAcatatctttttcttattatttgtcgttgtttatttatttgtttttagttCTTGTGATTGGTGAATGAAAGGTGAACTGTTGGTTGggagaaaacaaaattttatgctTGTGTGTTTGGGCAAGTAAGCTCTTGCTCCTTTGACGCCCCATCAAttcaatttatgaaaatttttgataaataaaatctaattgagtcaaatcaattataataaatataaattatatttattatacttaacatataatttatttacgtTGAATCTAACTCAATTTGCAATGAAAACATAAACCAAAAGGGAAACCCCAAACTCTCTTTCTTTATGATTTCGCAGTTGTCGGATTGTCAGTTGTCTCCACTCACTTTTGACCATTGCTCCTCACTAGAAACGACATTCCTGTACGTCAACACCACCACCTCCCCAACACTTTTCtatcatcataattattaattattttttaaggttgaaattaattttaaaactatctatctatctatatatttggATTCAGATTTACtataaatgtaagtttttattttatttattatacaagtttaatttgttatttcacTGTATTATTCAATATGTTCATTAATAAAGACTACGATGAACTATTGATCATGCTTTGAgataatgatataattattaattatttggatttttgCAATTTGCATGAATGAGATTCcgcagaaaaataaattattcatgtaatatttatatatatatatatgtatatagggGAGTATgtacttatgaaattattttatggtagtaattaattaatatatgtagaaggataataataataacaaaaaaaagagtagGAATGGCGCATGTAGTGACATCATACATGTGATGAtattgtataataattttggaggTGATGTCATGtgacatgcatgcatgtatgTGGTTTCCCAATTAGGATTCTCTGCGAAAATTTCTACGCTTTCAATCGGATGTGCTGCTGCTGTCTCACTTCATATCTCCCCTCTGCTATACATCTACATAAGTCATCATCATAGCTTATGACTTACATGCATCCAACATAAATACCAACATCCATCCTACAAGTCTTGCATACATTCACTCACTATTCTAATCAATTTCATCCATTCAGAGCAAAATAGTATGTCGTAAAATACAACttccttaattaatatttgttataattttttgataaaaaatgattacTTATgagcaaaaattatatttctttactGTAAATTTCAAACGCTTTTTGcttctttaaaattaagaattttataacaaaagaagataacagtagaaaaaaaatcttaaacaGTTATGTTTCTTACAGTCGGGCGcgacaaaaaaattaggttGATAGAGAAAAAGACAAAGATTTGAGCATAGAAATTGTAGGATGCCTCATATGGCTAAAGTCTTAACTATCAATTCCCCAAACAGTAAAAGTTTGATCAATCTTAACTCTAATGAAgctgtaaatataaattagaattaagacaaattaatatttcactGTCAAATTTAATACTATGAATTAGCAAGTTTTGGAAGGTAGTATATATAGTTGTGTGATAACTATATGCTTTCTATGTCGCATATTAATTAAGTCTATAGtcaatatgtaattaattaatttgatttgaaggTTGGAttagaatattaatttgtccaagttcatatattatagtattggttaattaattaatgattgtATGATGTTTGATCAGTAAGGGGTTTGTGTTTATTCCATGCTTCTTTGTACATGGATGTATGCAAGTCTTTCTATATCAATATATGTGaatttataatcatttatttcatGGTTTTCtgataaattcattaattacttaatttattgaaatggtGATGGAGTTACAGTTTTTTTTGAAGCAATAATGTAgctacaattttatttttttttttggggtgaGGAGATGATTACTTTCTTCAAGGGAAAAATGTATCTTACCCATGTGCAACTTatcttttcataaaaaaataattagcaatttatttttatgtattttttaaaatacaacaatttattccattgtattttttagaatgAATCAATTTATGCATCTAGatagggagtaaattgcttcattttagaaagtataaggaagtaaattgctattttttctataggaaagtaatttacccactttgcaatatcacagggaagtaaattgcattaaactccTTTCTccaataatgaaaataaaagtaaaaataattaagttagactcgctcagcaaattttatactgagatgggccaaaatttgaaaataactGAGTTGGGGACGAATCCCAAGTCCTCCTTAAAATTAATGAGGCAAGTCTCAATTCCACAAAAACCCGCCCGTTGCCACCCCTAATAAAAATGAGAGGGTAGCTTTATGGTGAGtgaaagaaaccaaaaatttgatgaatatataatgatgGTTGTGGGGTTGAAATATTTAGCTTACCTAAGTTGATGGGGCTAAGCAAAGAGTCAACTCTAATGGGACCTCTCACAAATATTgaatcaatattaaaaaaaaaaaacaccataGTCAATGAGTaataatcaatcaaatcaatgGGACCATGCATATATACACTCTGAGGTGCCGTGATAGGCGTCCATAATACATGACGACGTCGTcccacttttattttttcctaaaaaaatttaattcacaTGCACGTACAGTAGCTATGCCTGCTGTAcagcatttatatatatatatatatatatatatattggtgcGTGATAATAAGACtaagattttttatgtttttctgtCATTTCAGTGGTTTTGGCAGCAtgcaaattgaaaattttgtgtccttttttataattattataatgctAAGTCTTTTTTCCATGATAGGCCTCAGTCCTGACTTGTTCATTAGTAAAAGAGTACTCATCACTaggctatatatatagagatggAGCAtctaatcatattaattaaacccatgcagtattaattaattaatttaatttaatttggccGTTTTTGTAGAACCAATGAAATGCTACTGTCTCTAATCACAATTTAAAACTCCAATATTAAGAAGGTTTTAAcgactttttccttttccaacttcaatgtagaaaatattaattaatgtttaattaccaaaacaaaatatgttaaaatattgtCTTACCAATAAACTAGCAATGTAGTAATATCCTAAGTGAGTaattagttcaattttttttattgtgaattaatattttattttatgttctatatatttcatttatacaCAAAGCATATATAGAATTTCCTACAaactttatataatatatatatatatatatttgaagcgAATATCGATATTAACTGAATTAATAAAGatttgtattaatttgaagtagtatttacataaaatattaattcaaaaggaAATTCAAACCCACTGGTTTTTTGTAGATGATTTGTTGCTTCTTAGTTCCCTTGAGAGGATATATTGATTTCTGAGTTTgggattatatttttggattttttttggctaaattagttgatcgaattaaattaattttatgtaagtgtgatatatttgttatgtatttgataattttttttaactgtacaataatcatacaataaatatattatattttttatataattaatttagatcgGACAAATTGAATATCCGAtagaaacttttttttttttttttctttttctggatCTGCCTCGTAAATGAAGAATAATGGTAGATGAGAGAGAAGGTAAGTGATGAAGAAGGGTAAGTGAGACAGAAGACAGAGCTCCTATAACAATTGCACAAAGGAAAGAGCAATTTGATTACTATGTACGTACTgtcaattaaaagaaaaaatatttcggTTCAAATTCccatcaaaacacaaaatcccAGAAACTGCAAATCTCTTTTTACCCCCACTCCCACAATGCCATGCCCCTTCAAATCTTTGAGATTGTACTTACTTTACTTACACTCAGTTTCCAATCAGAAGTAGTACATCCCCTTCTCATGCGTCTTGTTTTCATCATTGTACAAGAAATTATTGCTATCGCCACCGCTACTAATCAGCTGCTTAACTTCCTCAAGATCATACTCTAATTCACTGTTTTTCAGTACAACGCCATTTGCCTTCTGATCATGATCATCAAGAAACGAACTCATCAATGGATCcccatgatgatgatggtgatcaTCTTCGTCTACCTGATTAATCTTCCCACAGTGAAGCATGAACTTGTGATTTCCATCCAGCCCATTTGAGATCATGAAACCCTGGAAACCTCCCATTTCTTCCTGTTTCACATGATCTTTGCCGCCATAGCTGATCTGGCTGCAGCTCCCGTCAGATGAAGAACAGCTGTTTTCATTTCCCCCAAACATGAGCATATTCTCTCTCAgtggataattacactgcaAATCCACCAAACCCTGATCCTGGTTTCCCTGATAATTACAATTAGAAGATTGACTACTAGTAAAGAATGGAAAGttataattgttattgttgCAGTAGAGAAAGCTTTGCGGGGCTGAAATGGGCTCAATGGGGCCGGTGAGAGATTTATTTGTAGCAGCATGACTGTAAAATGAGTTGTACAACTGAGATAGGCCTGATAGAGGGAACTGATGAGGATGTAATGTTTGTGGGGGTTGAAGGTTTCCTGGGAACGGCTGTGAAAATTTTCCCTGGCCTGACGGGATTATTCCTATGAGTTTCTTCTTCAGCTTCGTGTTCCAGTAGTTCTTGATATCGTTGTCTGTCCTCCCTGGTAACTGAGAAGCTATGATTGACCACCTGCACATTTTCATAACAGGCAAATGTTCCATTACCACAAGTTTTTGGGCAACTATACGAACAGATGTGACTGAGAATGTTCATAAAAATCGTCCAAGAATAGAACCCTTCTCGACATGATTTTATACATCATACAAGTATCCAACAGACAATGGATGTGGTTAGCCCTTTTCTTTCCCACatgttttttgtttcctttttggGTTGGAACTTAGGAGGCTTCTGTCAATTTCCAGGTAgttgaaattcaagaaatcttGGACAAAAGGAAGTTTCCATGACAGGAAGGAAATTCTTGCTACCTGCTTCCAATGCTTGCGTACAGCGTACAAATGATTCTGTCTTCTTCATCAGAAAATTCGCCATGCTTAATGTTAGGCCTCAGATAATTCAGCCACCTCAATCTGCAGCTCTTTCCACATCTTCTCAGACCtgaaatgaaatattcaagaaaccCCATAATATATATCAGCATATATACCTTAAAACACACAGATTTTCCAGggaaattttagaaaaaatgctTACCAGCTTTTTGAGGAAGAGCAATCCAATTTCCACCAGTACCATGTTTCTCGATGAACTCCTTAAGTTTTGCATCTTCTTCAGGCGACCATGGCCCCTTCTTCACATTTGCCTTATCACAGCAAGGAGCCCGCcccatctctctctttctctctcccactctctctctctagagagtattatattttctgcATCTGTGTGTTGGCTGCTTGAGGAACTTGTCTCACTTTATCTCTGTAATTTGACCTGGGGTTGTGTTGTGGCTGTGGGCTTTTTATTGAGAGACTTGGATTAATTAAGAAACAGTAAAAAGTCATTAGTACAAGGAGGGGCTACAAGTCAAAGAGATAGGCTTATACGTTTTGATTAATCAATAATCATGTCTAAGTTCTTGTTCTTTTGCTAaaattttagatgaaaattaagaaaccTTCCATCTCTCCcttgtatttaatttacttgATACATAGACACAAACCCACTCACCTACCCCTAGCTAGCCAGCAAAATGTCGACAAAGATACTATTTCTTTTACCATTCATTTATGCTGTATATTTGACAAATTACAGCCCGACGAAAggaatattattgaaattacttgGTGGAAATTAAGCTCAATAACATAGAGAAATTTTTAGCTTGAATTGAGTAATTGTTCAGAAACTAAACAAATCAAATGATAAATGCATAAAACTGATAtgcaatttagaaaaaatgaacaattacatatatataaactgattaattatttggatataGCTAATACTtgtttgaattagaatttttgatAGAACAAGTAAAGTTCAAGAGGTCAACATTTTATGCACTAATGCAAGATTTTACCACAATTCGTTATGACCTAATATTTAAGGTTGAACGTTATCACACACACAATGCGTATTTGGAACCATATTTAAGGTGGagttaagtatatatatatcttggtTTGTACGTTGATTGCCATGTGATTAggcattgatttttttgtacaacGATAGATCAATGTATTGTAAGGACCATTAATAACACACAAGGGCATGCATAATCCTTCTTGCTGGATCTGCGTGtattttgttcctttttttttttttttaaatgtaaaaaataaaaaatgaaagatatAGCATTGTACATGTAATAACTTCGATTCATGTTGTCATAAACATGCAGATGATAAGTAAAAAGATCATAAAGGCCAGcttgatagttaataaaaaGTAGCATGAGATGAGATGGATAAAGCTGAATGCGTATCAGAAAATAGTAAAAACAGATGAAGAATTATTGTTGCACAATCCTGGTTGGGTACTGTTTATAGGATTTGCAAACTGACTGACGAGAATGAtcatgttttattattatgaccCATCTTTTAGAACTCAGGTGGCCTATCTGTATATGTTCCTTTGATCACCGGTACCTGCCTTTTGAATTGACTCATCATCATCCAttgccttttttctttttgaattg includes the following:
- the LOC105170215 gene encoding transcription factor RAX2; the encoded protein is MGRAPCCDKANVKKGPWSPEEDAKLKEFIEKHGTGGNWIALPQKAGLRRCGKSCRLRWLNYLRPNIKHGEFSDEEDRIICTLYASIGSRWSIIASQLPGRTDNDIKNYWNTKLKKKLIGIIPSGQGKFSQPFPGNLQPPQTLHPHQFPLSGLSQLYNSFYSHAATNKSLTGPIEPISAPQSFLYCNNNNYNFPFFTSSQSSNCNYQGNQDQGLVDLQCNYPLRENMLMFGGNENSCSSSDGSCSQISYGGKDHVKQEEMGGFQGFMISNGLDGNHKFMLHCGKINQVDEDDHHHHHGDPLMSSFLDDHDQKANGVVLKNSELEYDLEEVKQLISSGGDSNNFLYNDENKTHEKGMYYF